The genomic stretch GTCGCACCTTGATGTTCATCGATACACCGGGGCACGCCAATCATCATGGCTGCATTTTCGATGAGCAGAGCCGTTATTGCTTTACGGGCGATACCTTCGGGATTGCTTACCGCGAATTTATCACGGATCAGGGGCCGTGGATGTTTGCACCCACCACACCTGTGGCCTTTTCCCCGCAAGATTGGCAACGCAGTCTGGATAAGCTGGCAGCGTTGAACCCGGCGGCGATGTTATTGACGCATTACGGGCGGGTGACGGATGTGCGGGGGCTGCTGCCAACATTGCGTGCCAGCATTGATGCTTTGGCGCAAATGGCGCTGGCGGAGGAAAATGCACCAGAAGGGCGCGTTGATACCCTCAAAGAGCGCATTTTTTGTACCTGGCTTGAAGAGATAGGTGCTCATGGGGTTGCCCTTCCCGAAAGGGATAGCCGCGAATTACTGGCTGTGGATGCGGCTCTGAATGCTCAAGGGCTGGATGTCTGGTTGCAACGTCGGGCAAAGGCCAAAACCTGAAGTATATTCAGATAATTACGAATAACCCAGTAATAAAATCAACTAATTCTTTATCAGTATAGCGATATATAACAATATAATAATATACTTTAAATATAAGCATTTACAGACGCTATTGATACAATTTCCTTATGATACAGAAGAAACAAACTCATTGGTTTGCGCCCTAAAAGTGTATAAAGTGTGCGTGGTTCAAAATTTCAAGCAAGTGGCTAATGAAATTTTTCTATAATGAATAGAATTAGTGTTGGTCACTTGAAAATCTACACAAGATTTGGCGGGTACCACACACTGACGGGAGATTGGCATGATCAAGCCTCATGGTTCTGATGAACTGAATCCATTATTCGTATATGACAGTGCTGAAAACGAAGCGCTGCAGAAAGAAGCAGAAGGTCTTACTTCAATCGTAGTCAGCTCTGCGACAGCAGCGAATGCTGTGATGCTCGGCGGTGGCTACTTCAACCCGCTGACTGGCTATATGAACAAGGCAGATGCGCTGTCAGTCGCTGCAACTATGCACACCACTTCTGGCCTGTTCTGGCCAACACCCGTGCTGAACCTGCTGGAAGATGCTGGCAGCATCAAGGCCGGTGATCGTATTGCATTGAGAGACCCCAACGTGGAAGGCCATCCGGTACTGGCCGTGATGGATGTCAGCGGTGTCGACGAATTCACCGATGCAGAAATGGCCACCATGACCCAGCAGATTTATCGTCCTGCTGAAGGTGAAGCGCATATCGGTGCAGATACCTTCAACTCCCAAGGCAAGTTCTGCCTGTCAGGGGCGATCAAGGTACTCAACTTCTCTTACTTCCAAAGCGAATTCCCGGATACTTTCCGTACTGCTGTTGAAATCCGCAACGAAATTACCGAGCGCGGCTGGAAAAAGGTTGTTGCCTTCCAGACCCGTAACCCGATGCATCTGGCACACGAGGAACTGTGCCACATGGCGATGGATCGTCTCGGCTGTGATGGCTTGGTCATCCACATGCTGCTGGGCAAGCTGAAGAAGGGCGATATTCCCGCCCCGGTACGTGATGCCGCCATCCGCAAGATGGTTGAGCTGTATTTCCCGCCGAACAGTGCGATGGTTACCGGTTACGGTTTCGACATGTTGTATGCGGGGCCAAAAGAAGCGGTATTACATGCCGTATTCCGCCAAAACATGGGTGCAACACATTTCATTATTGGTCGTGACCATGCCGGTGTTGGCGATCATTACGGTGCATTTGATGCTCAGGAAATTTTCGATAATGAAGTGCCTAAAGACGCCCTTGATATCGAAATCTTCCGCGCAGACCACACCGCTTACTCCAAAAAACTGGATAAGGTTGTGATGATGTGTGAAGCACCCGATCATCAGAAGGATGATTTTGTACTGCTTTCTGGTACCAAAGTTCGTGAAATGCTGGGTCAGGGCATTGCACCACCCAAAGAGTTTTCGCGTCCTGAAGTCGCCCAGATTCTGATCGATTATTATCAAAGTGAGAACAGTTAAGTCTGTTTAAAGTATCTCTGGTGCAGTCTGAGCTTTGAGGAAAGGGCAACAGGCTTCACTGGTTGAGTTCTGTGACCATATGTAGCAATACAATCAATTTCAAGGAGTTACACAATGCCTACGTTTGTACGTACTGACAAATGTGATGGCTGCAAAGGCGGCGACCGCACCGCTTGCATGTACATCTGCCCCCACAACCTGATGAAGCTGGACGTTGACGGTTCTGCGACAGGCCACGCGATGAAAGCGTATAACCAAGAGCCGGATCAATGCTGGGAATGCTATTCCTGCGTTAAAATCTGCCCTTCCAACGCGATTGAAGCACGTCACTATGCTGACGTTGTACCACTCGGCGGTTCTGTACAGCCTTTGCGCGGTCAGGATTCCATCATGTGGTCTATCAAATTCCGTAACGGCACCATGAAGCGTTTCAAGTTCCCGATCCGTACTACCCCAGAAGGTTCCATTGATTGCTACGGCGGCAAGCCGAAAGCTGATCTGGCTAACCTCGGTAAAGCCCTGTTGACGCGTGATGTCATGGGTGGCTACCGCGCTGGCAACCCGGCTGAACTGATTTGCAAGTAATTGGTAAATCACAAGACACGCTTCGTTATTAACTCTTAAGTATTGAGGAAACACAAATGGCAGGTACATTTGGTAATCCAGAGGTTGTCCAAGAAGAAGTTGACATCCTCATCATCGGTGGCGGTATGGCTGCGTGTGGCGCGGCGTATGAAATCATGCCTTGGATCGGCGCTGCAAAAGAAGCAGGCGTTGACATCACCGTTAAGCTGATCGACAAAGCAGCAATGGATCGTTCTGGTGCCGTTGCACAAGGTCTGTCTGCGATCAACACTTACATCGGTCCAAACCAAGATCCAGCGGACTACGCTCGCATGGTTTCCAACGACCTGATGGGCATCACCCGTGACGACTTGGCTTACGACTTAGGCCGTAACGTTGACGATTCCGTGCATTTGTTTGAAGAATGGGGTCTCCCCATCTGGAAAACAGTCAACGGCGAGCGTTTTGACGGTGCTACTTGGCCTAAAGAAGGCGGCAAGCTGTTGAAAGACGGTGGCGACCCTGTTCGTTCCGGTAAATGGCAGATCATGATCAACGGCGAATCCTACAAGTGGATCGTTGCTGAAGCTGCGAAAAAAGCATTGGGTTCTGACAACATTCAGGAACGTGTTTTTATCGTTAAGCTGGTCAATGATGCTAACGACAAAAACCGCGTGGCGGGTGCTGTTGGCTTCTCTACCCGTGAAGACAAAGTATACGTTTACAAATTCAAGGCTTGCCTGCTGGTAGCCGGTGGTTGCGTAAACATCTTCCGTCCACGTTCCGTTGGTGAAGGCCAAGGCCGTGCATGGTACCCAGTATGGAACGCAGGTTCCACCTACACCATGGCTGCTGAAGCCGGTGCAGAACTGACCATGATGGAAAACCGTTTCGTTCCAGCCCGTTTTAAAGACGGCTACGGTCCGGTTGGCGCATGGTTCCTGCTGTTCAAAGCGCAAGCGACTAACGCCTACGGCGAAGTCTACATGACCAAGAACAAAGAATTGTTGAACGACTATCCTCCGTATGGTCAGGCAGCGGTTCCAGCATCTTGCTTGCGTAACCACTTGATGCTGAAGGAAATGAAAGAAGGTCGCGGCCCCATCTATATGGATACCGTTACCGCTTTGGCTAAACTGCGTGAAACACTGTCTCCTCGTGAAGTGAAGCATCTGGAAGCAGAAGCTTGGGAAGACTTCCTTGACATGTGTATCGGTCAGTGCGGTATCTGGGTGGGTGAAAACATTGAACCAGAGAAGAAAAACTCTGAGTTGATGCCTACT from Thiothrix litoralis encodes the following:
- a CDS encoding MBL fold metallo-hydrolase, with product MAARYEDLGNGVYCIDTDLYRPQMAACYLVREGDAAAFVDTGTYHTIPMLMEVLADLGLTAEQVRYVIPTHVHLDHAGGAGELMARCPNATMLVHSKGAPHMIDPSRLQAGATAVYGEEGFAKDYGKLIPVPEERVVIAQDGQAIDLNGRTLMFIDTPGHANHHGCIFDEQSRYCFTGDTFGIAYREFITDQGPWMFAPTTPVAFSPQDWQRSLDKLAALNPAAMLLTHYGRVTDVRGLLPTLRASIDALAQMALAEENAPEGRVDTLKERIFCTWLEEIGAHGVALPERDSRELLAVDAALNAQGLDVWLQRRAKAKT
- the sat gene encoding sulfate adenylyltransferase — encoded protein: MIKPHGSDELNPLFVYDSAENEALQKEAEGLTSIVVSSATAANAVMLGGGYFNPLTGYMNKADALSVAATMHTTSGLFWPTPVLNLLEDAGSIKAGDRIALRDPNVEGHPVLAVMDVSGVDEFTDAEMATMTQQIYRPAEGEAHIGADTFNSQGKFCLSGAIKVLNFSYFQSEFPDTFRTAVEIRNEITERGWKKVVAFQTRNPMHLAHEELCHMAMDRLGCDGLVIHMLLGKLKKGDIPAPVRDAAIRKMVELYFPPNSAMVTGYGFDMLYAGPKEAVLHAVFRQNMGATHFIIGRDHAGVGDHYGAFDAQEIFDNEVPKDALDIEIFRADHTAYSKKLDKVVMMCEAPDHQKDDFVLLSGTKVREMLGQGIAPPKEFSRPEVAQILIDYYQSENS
- the aprB gene encoding adenylyl-sulfate reductase subunit beta, producing the protein MPTFVRTDKCDGCKGGDRTACMYICPHNLMKLDVDGSATGHAMKAYNQEPDQCWECYSCVKICPSNAIEARHYADVVPLGGSVQPLRGQDSIMWSIKFRNGTMKRFKFPIRTTPEGSIDCYGGKPKADLANLGKALLTRDVMGGYRAGNPAELICK
- the aprA gene encoding adenylyl-sulfate reductase subunit alpha, which produces MAGTFGNPEVVQEEVDILIIGGGMAACGAAYEIMPWIGAAKEAGVDITVKLIDKAAMDRSGAVAQGLSAINTYIGPNQDPADYARMVSNDLMGITRDDLAYDLGRNVDDSVHLFEEWGLPIWKTVNGERFDGATWPKEGGKLLKDGGDPVRSGKWQIMINGESYKWIVAEAAKKALGSDNIQERVFIVKLVNDANDKNRVAGAVGFSTREDKVYVYKFKACLLVAGGCVNIFRPRSVGEGQGRAWYPVWNAGSTYTMAAEAGAELTMMENRFVPARFKDGYGPVGAWFLLFKAQATNAYGEVYMTKNKELLNDYPPYGQAAVPASCLRNHLMLKEMKEGRGPIYMDTVTALAKLRETLSPREVKHLEAEAWEDFLDMCIGQCGIWVGENIEPEKKNSELMPTEPYLLGSHSGCCGIWASGPEDVGAPTTEEHPEADKIPAHLPQGWNWGYRSMTTVRGLFTAGDGVGASGHKFSSGSHTEGRMCAQSMVKFVMDNKDWVPTLDTSVEDLVNEIYQPVRTFLEHKDYTTAIDVNPHYITPRMLQFRLQKIMDEYVAGVATYYTTNGHMLAVAEEKLGMLKEDAQKMRAKDLHELLRAWENYHRILTAEAHMKHIQFRQESRYPGFYYRMDYNLVDEENWHCFVNSVYDKNTKTWNVFKRAHKDLVDKSKLFKPAAH